The following are encoded together in the Macadamia integrifolia cultivar HAES 741 chromosome 10, SCU_Mint_v3, whole genome shotgun sequence genome:
- the LOC122090717 gene encoding uncharacterized protein LOC122090717 isoform X1 translates to MNYCGYQKNTLTACEDMRSAKDVVVCPKPRRISGFNHVVHDPRPLRWQLSSHQAELCDSKAGSELLDMILTKGVYGGEQSTAQVASSPPFFSGSPPSRATNPLIQDARFGDEKLTSLSPLQVSVPSGLSSSPSSARKGGGCARMKFGHKPAAVRIEGFDCLDRDRRNCSIPAVA, encoded by the exons ATGAACTATTGCGGATACCAGAAGAACACCCTCACAGCTTGCGAAGACATGAGGAGCGCCAAAGATGTGGTTGTTTGCCCTAAACCTCGGCGAATCTCTGGCTTTAACCATGTCGTTCATGATCCTAGGCCTTTGAGATGGCAGTTGAG CAGTCATCAAGCGGAGCTTTGCGATTCCAAGGCGGGGTCGGAACTTCTTGATATGATCCTCACAAAG GGTGTTTATGGTGGTGAACAGTCCACCGCTCAGGTGGCCTCGTCGCCCCCGTTTTTCAGTGGGTCACCGCCGAGCAGGGCTACCAATCCGCTAATCCAGGATGCCCGTTTTGGGGACGAGAAGCTAACTTCTTTATCGCCGCTGCAAGTCTCAGTTCCTTCGGGACTTTCGTCTTCACCATCCTCAGCCCGTAAGGGAGGTGGTTGTGCACGTATGAAGTTTGGGCATAAGCCAGCTGCGGTTAGAATTGAGGGTTTTGATTGCCTTGACAGGGATAGGCGAAACTGCAGCATCCCTGCTGTAGCCTAA
- the LOC122090717 gene encoding uncharacterized protein LOC122090717 isoform X2, with protein MNYCGYQKNTLTACEDMRSAKDVVVCPKPRRISGFNHVVHDPRPLRWQLSHQAELCDSKAGSELLDMILTKGVYGGEQSTAQVASSPPFFSGSPPSRATNPLIQDARFGDEKLTSLSPLQVSVPSGLSSSPSSARKGGGCARMKFGHKPAAVRIEGFDCLDRDRRNCSIPAVA; from the exons ATGAACTATTGCGGATACCAGAAGAACACCCTCACAGCTTGCGAAGACATGAGGAGCGCCAAAGATGTGGTTGTTTGCCCTAAACCTCGGCGAATCTCTGGCTTTAACCATGTCGTTCATGATCCTAGGCCTTTGAGATGGCAGTTGAG TCATCAAGCGGAGCTTTGCGATTCCAAGGCGGGGTCGGAACTTCTTGATATGATCCTCACAAAG GGTGTTTATGGTGGTGAACAGTCCACCGCTCAGGTGGCCTCGTCGCCCCCGTTTTTCAGTGGGTCACCGCCGAGCAGGGCTACCAATCCGCTAATCCAGGATGCCCGTTTTGGGGACGAGAAGCTAACTTCTTTATCGCCGCTGCAAGTCTCAGTTCCTTCGGGACTTTCGTCTTCACCATCCTCAGCCCGTAAGGGAGGTGGTTGTGCACGTATGAAGTTTGGGCATAAGCCAGCTGCGGTTAGAATTGAGGGTTTTGATTGCCTTGACAGGGATAGGCGAAACTGCAGCATCCCTGCTGTAGCCTAA